The segment ATCAGATGGTGCGAAGCAGGATATAAAGCTACTAAAGGAGCATGTTGAGAAGCAGAAAGTCCTTGAAAAGgattacatttttaattccCTTGATGTGTCATTGGAAGACAGAATGGTGGGACTTTACGTCGATATCGAGGGAATTCGTTCATACTTGGATGAGATGTTGAATGATATAGAATTGATAGGTCTGGGGGTTTTGGAGGAATTAGTCGCCATCAAGGAGCCAACAATCAGGAGGCTTCTCTGCAAAATGATGAAGGGTATGTTGTTGAGTCATGACGTGGTTCCAGTAGAAAGATTGGCAAAAATTACGCCGTTTCTTTCGAAAATTCTGCAAGGAAATGAAGATATGGCCTTGAAGTTCCTCACAACGTTTCAATATGAGATTGAACGGGTGAACGGGAGTTTGTTGAAGCTTGAACTTCTCCGGGGAGTCATTGAGTGTGGGCATCACAGGTCAAATATTCAGGCAATTCTCACCCTTCTGCGCAACTTTGGTGAAAAGAATAAGGACTTTGAAGGAGATGTTCTGAAGCTTTACCTGAGACTTTGGCAAATTGATGGGCGTACCTATCAGTACCTGTATGATCAAATATCGCAGGGACGTAGAAACTCCAGCCGACAAGTCAATCTCGTTCGCGTTGAGGTGATAAAGACAATTTGCGAGAAGAGTCCAACACAACATGGAGCCGATCTTGTGGCCCATCTTTCGGATGTACTTAATCAATCATCTAGTCCAACGGATGACGGTGCCGTCATCTGCATTGTCATGGAGACAATAATTTTGCTGTGCGAGAGTCACACTGTGAGCATTGTGGGCATCTGGAAGGCTCTTGGATTTGCCTTTCGCTACGAGAAACGTCCAAAAGTACTTATGAGCCTCTGCAAGTTCTTCGGTGAATTCCCAAAGTATACAAATGCAACACCGGAATACAACAACATGGCGAAGGAGATTTATCAGAGACTCTGGACGTATGCTCTGACGTCCAAATTCCCGGAAGTTCAGAAGGAGGCCTTTGAAGCTCTGGGAATGTTTCCACTTGACATGATAACGCTTAAGGAAATTCCAGAGCAATTTCGGGAGAATCTCAAATTGCCAAAATCCAAACTTGGCCCTGATGTTGATGTCCTGGATACGCTGACTTACATCCCGGGGGAATGTTGGCTGCAGCTTCTCATGAAGGTGGACAATGCATCAAAGGACTTTGCTGGTGATCTCATAGCAGCCCACATTCGACGGGAAATTCAGGAATATCGTGGAAGTGTCTACAACGTACCACCTGGCAAGGGAGAACCGGAAGATCTGTCCTACCTCCCGCCAAAGAGTATTCTCAAACCGATTGTAAAGTTCATCCACCAGCAAGCTGCTGTTCGTAGCCATGAGGCAAGTGATGACTTCCATCTCATTCACTGCATGaggattctttcgaagaaattcccaaaacCCATTCCACCCGTTAACTGGTCCTGCCTCCATGAAGTCTTCCATCGTAGACGTGAAATCCGTCAATACTGCGTATCCGTGGCCATAAGTCAGAGCGTTATTTCGGGAACGGCTAAACGTTTCCTCTGCAACTACCTCGAGAAATTCACACCGTCATTCGTTGGTGAAGATTGCGATGAAGACGTTGAGATCACAGCAGCCTTTGACAAGCTTCCAACTCTCTTGAACACCGTTGATCCACTTCTGGTGCGAAAATACATTAAACGATGCTTCAAAAGCAACTACGAAACCACTTATCCAGCTTTTGAACGTTTTCTTGGGGCAAAAATGAAGGAGATAGCCGATGATCTGACAGAGCAACATCTTGCACTCCTTGTTGAACCAATCTTGGATGCTTTGGAGGCATGTCGTGCGGAGTTAAATGAATCAGTCACTGAGGTGTTCTGTGACATTTTCCGTCCATTCAAGAGGAAGCATTTGTCCTTCTGGGTTGATTTTGCTTCAAGGCAACATGAAGCCTTCAAGAGGAGTATCTGTTGGAAGCTAGCGCAAGACTTCAAGGATATTAAGATGTTGGATCCAATCATAAAACACATTTCCGATCCTACCTCTGGCTATGATGGTTCCACCCAATGGGAGAATGTAGTTGATCTTGTATGTGATATGCGGCCGCTGTTTGAAGCTTTCAAAGATAATCCAGAGAAATGCCTCAACTGGTGCCTGGACTTACTTGCTGATATGCAGTTTTCAATGGAGCACGGACTTTTGCATGATTTTCAATGCTATGCAGACGTCTTTATAAGAGCTATCACTCTTATTTCGGGATATGATGTTATTCAGTATGAAATTTATGATGACGGCACCAGATCCAACTACGAAGCTTTCCCACATGCCCTCTTGGTGCTGTCAGAGATGAAAGATTGGAAGGATCAGTGTGGTCAAGTAAGGAAGATTCAATTGgttaatttgaaattgtcagattttaacagtttttgacattttgaaACGATTTTATGAAGACAAAgtgtcaaaaatttaaaattgtcagattttgacagtttttgacattttgaaACGATTTTAAGAAgacaaactgtcaaaaatttgaaattatcagattttgacagtttttgacattttgaaACGATTTTATGAAGACAAagtgtcaaaatcttacaactgtCAAGTTTTGACAGAACCGATCTCATAATTTGGTCTTTTTCCCGTTCCTTTCAACGTTCCTCTTTTCAGATCTTTGACTTTCTCTACGAATTCCTGAACAACGATCTTATTCATGAGAAAGATTTCTGCGATtggaaaatcttcaagaagGCCATTATATACTCCAAGGATCTCCCATATTTCAGCAACAAAGCCACCTGGGCTAAGATTATGATGAAGATCAAGTGCCTATAATCTACTTTTCATTTCCtgttttttctataaaacttttgaaattaaattatgtgatgaaataaatttgaatttctttaaaaaacgatttttcttttactttccttttattaaaaactttgtaCTGAATTACAAAAGTGGcagacatttaaaaaaagaaaagctcctcacaaaaaaaaggaagcttTATACAGGAGAATAGGCAGCATGTCGCTCCTGTTGATGCTGCGGAACACGAGGATTGTGTCTCTGATTATCCCGGATTGTCTGGTACAGAGCCAAAACGCAGAACCAGaagtaaaatgcaaaaactaaaacaggaataaaaattttcttattttttgtaaagaaaaattaataaaaaaaaatatccaaccAATGTAAATGCATCCCACGACGATTGTAATGGTTCCCTGCTGTGATCTACCCTCCTTGACGGACGTTGAGCCATGGAAGAAGCAATAGAGGGCCGTACCAATAATGCCAAACCACTGGAAGATCAAGTATGGCACGATTCTGTTGCGTTTctcctgaaaagaaaaattcaaagaaaattaatttatcaagaaaaaattactttttccgggaaaaaaaagattttcaaggcATACCTTTTTAGCTCCTGAAATGAGGAGGATGCTGGAGATGAAGATGGCAATGTGAACGAAGATTCCAATGCCGAGGATGATCTCCGAGATGAGACGGTAGAGGATTATCTCATCCTCAAGACGCTTCTGGTAGTAATTCTGCACAACAGGACGTCCACGCCAGTTCTGGATTTCCATCTCAACAATCATCCACGTGCAGTAAGCAATGCTGGCCAGGGAGAAGATTGCCGAGAAGACCCCAAGAACAATCCCTCCAATGCGAAGGTCCCAGCAGAAGCAGCATTTTCTCATAACGGCCATTTTGTCTTttcaaatttctctttttttgtctgaaaataaaaatataatttgtaaaatacgGACTTTTCCTTATTTGTTCATCTCTCAGGTGATAAATATGGCTCCAGGtgttgaaaatcttttaatttttatttgcaattggGAGGCGCAACTTCAGGTTGAAAAAGGAGTCAGccattttgggaaaaatcgCGGAAAAGAAGCATAAATCACGCCCTTTGTTGAACATAATTATTGTCTACTCTTTCACACAGTTAATACTCCTTGAATGatgtaatattttatcattgaaCATTGatagacaattaaaaaaagaaagttccaAAGAATTGCAGCTAAAAAGAtcaatgaagcatatgcttcatactTCTAAagagacaaattaatttaaaacaaaatgtttttacattttttggcaaacgtttttcctatttttttcagCTAAATCTTAATGATACTAagattgctttgttttgtgtgattttttagGTATTTTCCGATGACGTCAAGAGGTcataaaagtgaataaactcctttacaaTTAGCTGCAATTCGTCacaagaaaacaagaaaaaatttttttttaaaatctttagaaaaatgaaaatgatttaaagtcctaaaaaatgtattatgaaagaaactctttttaaccatttaatggcaggaaaaatgggaaaaataaacaaattttttttgaagttaaaaaagaataataaaattaattttccatcctactaaaaaatcttagaaaataaaataactcaaaatcatttaaaaaacgATTTTGATGAGTTTGAACTTTGAACTATTACtgattattcaaataaatctccTCTATAGTTTTCACACATTTTACTACCAAAGCCCTTCTAATCTGGCGTCGCGTCGTGATAAAATTATCATCAATCCCACTAATAGATGACTGAAGTACATCCAAGAGCTATAAAAGCGTTGCAAGTTAATTATTCGGAGTAATTCCTGCAAAAAGCTTCTAATCGGGGAAAAAcataaatggagaaaaaaacataaattgtgTCACACATTGTGGCTTATATTTCACGTGAATTCTGTGATGTATTCTCCTGTACAAAATACTTGGATAAATCCACCATTAAGAGATACTTTAAGTACGTAAATTGTGGTAAATTCGATAAATTCTagtaaattcataaaaataaaatttatacgaaatcaaaagattttacaaattaatttctaaaaatagatttcccatcaaaatgcaaataatatcATTTGAGGCTTCTTAAGTACTAATTAAAAGGAGGTTAGGCACTTTAGTGAATGCATAGAGAGAAAGCAGACGGAGTTTGGCTCCAAGAACTGCCAATTTTGGGGCAATTATCAAGCCATTGTGGAGTACACAGCCTGTTGCTCAGGATAGTGGTGCCTGACTGTTGGAGTTGGACGACTACTCTCCTTAATCCATTGGTAGAGTGAGAAAACACAGAGCCACAGATACCCAGCAAGAACTGAAAggatttaaattgattaaattaaattaaatcaaatgagaatttttaattataaaaagaataactcacagaaataaataatagctGATACGATTGTTTGGCCAAGATTTACACCATTTGCAGCATTGTTAATGAAGTAGAGGAGCGTAAAGGCAATTCCAAAGGCATCCGTAATGAGGTATGGAAGAATAAATTCCCTTCGTTtctgcaaaattcaaaaaatacaaCGATAACTTTTCTGAGAAAGCTCATAAAAAGCTCTAAGAGGAAACCAACCCTTTTAGCTCCAATGATGAGAAGAATGGCACTGATGAGGACAAAAATGTTAACGATAATCATTATGATGAATATTATCGTGAGCAGCAAACGAGCAAGATCCAGTTGCTCATCCGTAACACCGTCAAATTCCGAATTTTCCGTCATATTTCCCACCAAAATCCCCGTGGCGGCATCTCTGGCGGCGTCCTCGCGGGCTTGTTTGGCTGCATCAAATAAAACATCCAGATAGACGAGCCCAAAGACGGGTAAAACGATGGCAAAGAGGGAACTAATGACACCAAGAACACCCAAAATTACTCCCCCAGTTGGGAGGGaaatgcagcagcagcatttATTGAAAAGGGGCATTTTCTCAACAcctaaaataaacataaattgcattaataatcttctttttaaaataaattcttcatattttatttaaaaaaaaaattaaagcggaacacaaaacacaaaaaaatctaatgcaggaaaaaattgaaattttaaactaaaataaaaacttggaATCAACAATGGTCacaaagtttattaaattacaatttttaacaaCACAAAAAAGCCCCCAAAGAGTACTCCAAGATGCGTGAGAAAGAAATGATTAGTTGGCAATGGATCAAGATATCGCAAAAGAATATTGTTTgcaaaatctaattttagattttctgcgtgtgagtttttttccacGAGAGGCTtaagaacaatttaattttaatgtgatttttcaaAAGGTCAAGTTTTtctatcaaataaattttagaaacgAAAATTCTTGCACTCCAGAAGATAAATCTCCACACACAAAAGTGCTCGTATAAACATAAAACTTGAGGATCAGCAATTTCAGcttcttttgtgattttttctttcttttttcctttagaACATTCGTTTTATCTCTCAAtgattattaagaaaaataaatgaagggTAAATATATgcgaaattatttatttttttaataatgatttGAATATAAACACTGAAttgaatataataaaaaaattaggaaactTAAAACTCATGGAAAATATAGCTTAGAAGCGAATTAAATCGAAcgtttaaaagatttaaaataattgtctTAATTTAATAGCAATTTTtggggagagaaaaaagtaaatatgggatcatttatttacaaaaaattccacagaaGGGTATGTCATATTCTTCGCAGTAGacgatttatataaaaattcaattatcattaattttagtaaattagcattttgtatttatttattcatttaaaactcACATAAagctttgttttaaatttatattttcttttgttcaaTTAGTTTCAAATTACAGTGTTTCCTATCATACGCttttaatcaagaaatttatttaaaaacagaataaaaaatcgaaatgaaaattaagggGCTAAACaatctaagaaaaaattgattaaaaactcctaaaaatcattgaaataaagtttttcatatTATGTGAACTTTTGCCAGATTTCTAAAAGGGgtattcattgagaatttagAGTATAATGATATGATACATAAAATTTAGACTAATTctcatatttaatttaaaatatgaaaaacgTGAAACAcgattaatcaatttaatatggGTTATGTctcattttaagaaaaaaaagcaaaggaCAACTTAATTTTGTAGTGGATcaaataacaaaaagaaataccCAAACTTTACCATTTTACtgcttttaatttgttttacacttatcataaaaaaaactttggcaaaatatataaacattGATGTAGGCATTTGCATCAATGTTTCACCTGTAAGTTTTTTCTAAAGGCTATTTTTGAAAAggttttgaaaatatttactcaaaatttctcaatttaaaaagtctttaaataattttcatgaagaTCTCCTACTTTTTAAGAATACGCAgaaatggatttaaaaaatcttgttaAAAGTTCTTAATGCATAAAAAGGGACGAATAAAACACattaatgacgtcattgtttcaattttggagaaaatcttcgttaaaatcaatttctttccaGCTGATTCCAGtgaaaaatggaaagttttttggaaacttttgattctcttttgatcctctacaagattaAGATTTGTTGCGCTTGTTTCCTCGAATGAGGTCATGACCAATATCAAACCGAAtaaatatgtaaatatttttcatgaatgatTAGCCCCTTAGACGTGAAATAAACATGCCTTTTGCAACTTTGTTTGCaaagaaaacatctcacttaattaattcatttttacatgaaaaacaATAGAATTACAGCATCCCAGACAGACTAAATTGTTCTAATTAAATCACTCAATTAGAGCGGCATTGACATCTTGGAGCACCCTCAATTGCCCTTTAActgttttcccaaaaattttccattttttgtgCGTTTGAGATGATTTTGTTCTTCAAACTTTGTGACCATTGCGAATTTCCACGATATGATTAGTCTATGCGGAAATTAGAAGTAGTGTTATTTACTTGCAAACACCAGAATCTAGATAAGAGATTTTCCATCTACATTGAATTCTAATGTAGTTTCCCCCCACCatgaaaagcttttctatCTCCAATCTACTTTGTGGGAATTTTGAAAGGGAATGTAAAActtacattttcattaaaattgtattGTGTACATATCAAATTACATATTCGATGTCAGGGGAGTCACCCAAATGTTACAAATTTATAACAagcacacttttttttttaaactcaatgTCGCGttgattattcaaaaaaatcaatgactAATTACATGgtggaaagaagaaatttatttttccagaaCACgcagtttttgttttttccattaggtataaaaagaattttcttcgaacaaaa is part of the Lutzomyia longipalpis isolate SR_M1_2022 chromosome 3, ASM2433408v1 genome and harbors:
- the LOC129791688 gene encoding uncharacterized protein LOC129791688 isoform X1, producing MPLFNKCCCCISLPTGGVILGVLGVISSLFAIVLPVFGLVYLDVLFDAAKQAREDAARDAATGILVGNMTENSEFDGVTDEQLDLARLLLTIIFIIMIIVNIFVLISAILLIIGAKRKRREFILPYLITDAFGIAFTLLYFINNAANGVNLGQTIVSAIIYFFLAGYLWLCVFSLYQWIKESSRPTPTVRHHYPEQQAVYSTMA
- the LOC129791688 gene encoding uncharacterized protein LOC129791688 isoform X2, coding for MAVMRKCCFCWDLRIGGIVLGVFSAIFSLASIAYCTWMIVEMEIQNWRGRPVVQNYYQKRLEDEIILYRLISEIILGIGIFVHIAIFISSILLISGAKKEKRNRIVPYLIFQWFGIIGTALYCFFHGSTSVKEGRSQQGTITIVVGCIYIVFAFYFWFCVLALYQTIRDNQRHNPRVPQHQQERHAAYSPV
- the LOC129791657 gene encoding focadhesin, coding for MSQKSDLAQVNALQSTTKIAAWLAKLYRTIKEKKSSKQSTDNEEKTLMSACVSENYTVGLLGCHILAKAAEEDTLSVPQVRTVLLSLLPNAEGARFAAISGALCEVAVTEFRKQCKSAQGKYTCPYGLQHPEHPFIAILNAKKGHGQEIAVIVKELFNHQDKDICNASTEFLRPVFLYVVKNIEIIPSARTLWSLLIQQSVKSDHGSDLFFDCLMWVSCQNSTLLTNILLNDALEAMAPKKKPKNTLKVLLKLLVSLLNQLKLGLDPRMSFSLIMRALQSDLNTNNLPHGLILLICIDLLDDIPPIYVGDLLTVVRHLVLNCPLRSFLIHRMLLDSLILWSVEETTISDGAKQDIKLLKEHVEKQKVLEKDYIFNSLDVSLEDRMVGLYVDIEGIRSYLDEMLNDIELIGLGVLEELVAIKEPTIRRLLCKMMKGMLLSHDVVPVERLAKITPFLSKILQGNEDMALKFLTTFQYEIERVNGSLLKLELLRGVIECGHHRSNIQAILTLLRNFGEKNKDFEGDVLKLYLRLWQIDGRTYQYLYDQISQGRRNSSRQVNLVRVEVIKTICEKSPTQHGADLVAHLSDVLNQSSSPTDDGAVICIVMETIILLCESHTVSIVGIWKALGFAFRYEKRPKVLMSLCKFFGEFPKYTNATPEYNNMAKEIYQRLWTYALTSKFPEVQKEAFEALGMFPLDMITLKEIPEQFRENLKLPKSKLGPDVDVLDTLTYIPGECWLQLLMKVDNASKDFAGDLIAAHIRREIQEYRGSVYNVPPGKGEPEDLSYLPPKSILKPIVKFIHQQAAVRSHEASDDFHLIHCMRILSKKFPKPIPPVNWSCLHEVFHRRREIRQYCVSVAISQSVISGTAKRFLCNYLEKFTPSFVGEDCDEDVEITAAFDKLPTLLNTVDPLLVRKYIKRCFKSNYETTYPAFERFLGAKMKEIADDLTEQHLALLVEPILDALEACRAELNESVTEVFCDIFRPFKRKHLSFWVDFASRQHEAFKRSICWKLAQDFKDIKMLDPIIKHISDPTSGYDGSTQWENVVDLVCDMRPLFEAFKDNPEKCLNWCLDLLADMQFSMEHGLLHDFQCYADVFIRAITLISGYDVIQYEIYDDGTRSNYEAFPHALLVLSEMKDWKDQCGQIFDFLYEFLNNDLIHEKDFCDWKIFKKAIIYSKDLPYFSNKATWAKIMMKIKCL